In the Balaenoptera ricei isolate mBalRic1 chromosome 1, mBalRic1.hap2, whole genome shotgun sequence genome, AGGATGAAGTACCTCACTGCCCCTCATGAGTTTCAAGGGAGTATGAACAAGAGGCTGGTTTAGGCTCCGTAACAGAGAAGAAGGGTCTAAGTGTCTGATCTGGACGACACAGGAACGCTATGAtttaagaagagaaaacccaTCTATGTCCATCGCTCGGGTTTCTAGAACTCCTCCCATCCTAAGCCGCAGCCTTTGGCCACACACAGGTGAGCTGTTTATTCACAGAGAAGACTTCCTGGTGGAACGTCGGCACCAAACAGTCTCTCCCGCTTCAGTTGCCCCTATTACCAGTTTACTGGCCGCCTAGACGGTCTTGCTTCCCTTCTAGAGACATCTATTTAGCTACGAGGAGGAGAAATGTGAGAGGCAGAGGAGGTGAGGCTACAAGGAAACAAAACTTAGTGACAAAATGAAAGGCCCCAGAAGGAAGGTCAATAGggccaaaggaaaaaatcttTCATTTAGACAGCGTTTCTCCTGGTTACAAATTcacatttatgtgtgtatgttttcattGTTCCAGTACACTAAAACGGTGCCTTCCGCAGACTCTGGGTGGAGTTGTTCCTCCCCCATCACTTTTCCCTACATTTCATGATTCATTCACAAGAGCAGGCACTTCAGTAAAACCTTTCCCATGGGATCATCTCAAGCTGCATAGAATTTAATGTAAATATCACAGACAGGGAGGAGGGTGATTGGAGCAGAGCTTTCTCAGAACTCACAGGACATATAAGGTCAatgcctctgttttccttttgtttttaattaaaggcATGTCCCTCTTGAGAGAACAAAGCCTATCCAGTGGCAGCCAGTCTGGGACGGCAGGAGAAAGCCGGCCAGATGCTGGTGAAATGTAGAAATGTGATTGCGGCTTTCTCGGGATGCAATCCAGGAGGTTAAAGGGAGAAGCACACGGTCTGGGACCAAGGTTCACTTTCTGGCTAGGTTTCGACCTGTTGCATGGGTCTGAGATTCGGGGAGATGGCAAAGGTGCTCCTTGTGCTCTTTTTGATGTCCTCCACCATCAGGCCACCCCAGAGCTCGATCAGGGtcagtcctctcttttttttctttttttttcaaatttatttatttatttatttatttatggctacgttggggcgggcttttctctagttgtggtgagtgggggctattcctcgttgtggcacgcgggctcagtagttgtggctcgcgggctctagagtgcaggctcagcagttgtggctcacggacccagttgctccgtggcatgtgggatcttcccagaccagggctcgaacccgtgtcccctgcattggcaggcgcattctcaaccactgcaccaccagggaagcccagtcctcTCTTCTTGTGCATGTCAAACATGGCCTTCTCGGTGATGATTCAGTCCACACACTGCTTTCCATTCAGCGGCATGGTGCATATCTCCAAAATTTTGGGTTCATTAGCCTTGGTGCAGTGCTCCACGGTGACCACCACTCTGGTCTTGGTACTGGACACCAGATCCATCGCACCCCCCATTCCTTTCACCTTCTTGCCGGGTATCATCCAGTTAGCCAGGTCACTGTGTTTGGAAACCTGCATGGCTCCCAGCAAGGTTAGGTCAATGTGTCTGCCTCGAATCATGGCAAATGATTCATCgctggagaaaaaacagcccCCAGGAAGAACGGTGACTGTTTGCTTGCCCACATTGTTGAGATCTGCATCCACCTCCTCTTCCAGCGGAAACAGACCCAAGCCCAAGATTCCATTTTCACTGTGAAGATGAACGGTTATACTGGGGCTGATGTAGTTGGTGGCCAGAAGAGGGATTCCTATGCCCAAATTGGCATACAGGCCGTCCTCAAATTCAAGAGCTGCCCCCTTGATGATCTGTGTCCTTATACTATCTGCAGACTTGCATATTTCATCATCCTCTTTCCAGATCATTATGtgctcatttcttttctcatatttttcccCCTGTATTCCTCGATCTAAGTAAGTGTTAGGAACATGGATGTCCTCTGAGGCAAAGGACCCCAGGTCCACAATTTCTTCAGTCTCCACCACTGAGGTTCTCGCAGCTTTGCACatgcgcacgttgagattcctgGCGCTGGCCCTGAAGATGGCGTTTCCTGCCCGGTCGGCCTTCCACCCTTTCACCAAAGCAAAATCGGCCGTGATGGCGTGCTCCAGAAGGTAGTGCTGTCCGTGGAACTCCCTCACCTCCCTGGGCTGACTCAGGATGGCGATGTGGCCGTCCTTTAAGTACTTGCTGGGTGTGCCTCCCTCCTGGGCCAGGGTCCCGTAGGCCGTGGGGGTGTGGAAGGCGGGCACGCCGGCGCCCCCTGCGCAGATGCGCTCGGCCAGGGTGCCCTGGGGCGTGATCTCCAGCTCCAGCTCGCCCGCCAGGTACTGGTGCTCGCAGAGCGAGTTCTCCCCCAGGTAAGAGCAGACGATGCGGGTGATCTGCTTGGTCCCCAGGAAAAGGCCGAGCCCGAAGTTCCCCTCCCCCACGTTGCTGCTGACCACGGTCAAGTCCTTCACGCGGATCTTGAGCAGCGCCCCTATCAGGTTCTCCGGGATCGCGCAGAGGCCGAAGCCCCGGACCATGATCCTCGCGCCGTCCGAGATGTCTCTCACGGCCTCCACGGGGTCCGCGTAGGACTTGGCATGCGCGCGGGCGCTGCTGGCGAAGCCGCACACACCGCCCGTCGCCAGTGCGGGCACCGAGCGGCCGGCGGGGACCCGGCGCCCGAGCGCAGGCTCCAGGAGCCGCAGGGCTGCCATCGTCCGCTCCGCTCCGGCTGGGGTTCCGGCTCCGGGCCCAGCTGGGACAGGCGGCGGCCGTGCGCGCCCCGCCCGCGCGTCACAGGGCAGGGGGCCCCCGGCGGTGACGCGCCAGTCCGGCTGGTTCCCCGCCGCCCATCTCCGTCTCCGCGCTCCGAGGGCTCGAGGCGCCGAGCTTCCCGGGCCGCGAAGGCGAGAGGCAGGACCGGTCCGGACCGTCAGGCGGGACTGGAGGGACCCGGGGACTGGCGCACGGAGGCCCCGAGGCGACGTCCCTCCAGGGAAGCCTGGGCGCCATGTCCTTCCTCTCCATCGTCACCCTTCCTCCCAGGCGCGCTACTCccgtccccccgcccccagatCCACCTCCACGTCAGCGGTTCCcgcacctgtgtccccagcacgtACTGTCCTGGATCcacatttgtcacaactaatcAACCAATATTGGTATCTTATTATTTACTAAACATCACGATCTACTCAGATTTCATTAGTTTTCTCCAGTGTCTTTTTTCCAGGATCTCACCCAGGGTCCCACGTTGGCATATAGTCATCACAACTCCTTAGGCACCTCTGGGCTGTTACAGTTTCTCAGACCTCCCGtgttttttgatgaccttgacagttttgagaagtACTTGTCAGGTATTCTGTAGAATGTCCTTCAGTTTCaggttgtctgatgtttttctcatggtgaGACTGGGGTTCTGGGTTTTGGGGACGAAGACCACGGAGGTGAAGTGCTGTTCCCATCCCATCAGATCAAGGGTGTCTGGGAGCCACATGACGTGCTCATGGGAGCCTGAGCACCGGCTGAGGGGTGCCGCTCAGGTTGCCCCTGCAAAGGTACTGCCCCAGCCCATGGCATACTTTGGGAAGCAAGTCTCTAAGTGTAGCCCACACTGAAGGAGGGAGAGATGCTACACCCCCTTGAGGGGGAGTGTCTCAGAGGGTTGTTTGATAAAAAGCTGAATCAGATCCTGTCCTCCTCCACTGctgttaaataaaattacatttatttcataGTTAATATTTTGCCCACTTCTCTCAACCTCCTCACAGTCGCTGCCTAGTCCCCTGTGCTCCAGCCATGGTGGCCCCTTGCTGCACCGCAGATACACCAACCCTGGGCCCACCAGGAGGCTCTCCCCCAAACACCTGCTAAAGGAATGAAGGTGTGAatcctcattctacagatgaggaaaccgaggcttagaAGGGTAAGTAACCTGCCAAGGTCACCGAGTTAGAAGGCTGCAGAGCCGAGATTCACACCCAGGCCTCTGCCTCAGAGCCTGAGGGTGTGAGCGCTTCCCCTCGCCCAGCCCAGGATGGAAACTCCTGGTGCAGAAGGCAGCTCCGTAGAGTAGAAAGAATCTCCCATTTCTTGGGGAGGGAAAACATGGAC is a window encoding:
- the OXCT2 gene encoding LOW QUALITY PROTEIN: succinyl-CoA:3-ketoacid coenzyme A transferase 2, mitochondrial (The sequence of the model RefSeq protein was modified relative to this genomic sequence to represent the inferred CDS: substituted 1 base at 1 genomic stop codon) produces the protein MAALRLLEPALGRRVPAGRSVPALATGGVCGFASSARAHAKSYADPVEAVRDISDGARIMVRGFGLCAIPENLIGALLKIRVKDLTVVSSNVGEGNFGLGLFLGTKQITRIVCSYLGENSLCEHQYLAGELELEITPQGTLAERICAGGAGVPAFHTPTAYGTLAQEGGTPSKYLKDGHIAILSQPREVREFHGQHYLLEHAITADFALVKGWKADRAGNAIFRASARNLNVRMCKAARTSVVETEEIVDLGSFASEDIHVPNTYLDRGIQGEKYEKRNEHIMIWKEDDEICKSADSIRTQIIKGAALEFEDGLYANLGIGIPLLATNYISPSITVHLHSENGILGLGLFPLEEEVDADLNNVGKQTVTVLPGGCFFSSDESFAMIRGRHIDLTLLGAMQVSKHSDLANWMIPGKKVKGMGGAMDLVSSTKTRVVVTVEHCTKANEPKILEICTMPLNGKQCVDXIITEKAMFDMHKKRGLGFPGLTLIELWGGLMVEDIKKSTRSTFAISPNLRPMQQVET